Proteins from one Leishmania infantum JPCM5 genome chromosome 21 genomic window:
- a CDS encoding 20S proteasome subunit alpha 5, (putative): protein MFTSKSEYDRGVNTFSPEGRIFQIEYAVEAIKLGSTSLGIRTPEGVVLAAEKRVPSTLVVPSSMSKIMEIDSHIATVMSGMVADARILVEHARVESQNHRFTYNEPMSVESCTLATCDLSIQFGESGGKRKLMSRPFGVSLLIAGVDEKGPQLWQTDPSGTHTRYDAQAIGGGAEAAQSVFTERYHRNMTLEEGETLAVDILKQVMEDQLSPENIEVAVVRADDGKLHMYTPTEIKAIMSRMPE, encoded by the coding sequence ATGTTCACCTCCAAGTCTGAGTACGACCGCGGCGTGAACACCTTCAGCCCGGAGGGTCGCATTTTCCAGATCGAGTATGCTGTGGAGGCCATCAAACTGGGTAGTACCAGCCTCGGAATCCGTACGCCCGAGGGCGTCGTTCTTGCCGCGGAGAAACGCGTGCCATCGACTTTGGTCGTTCCGTCCAGCATGAGTAAGATTATGGAGATCGACAGCCACATTGCGACTGTCATGAGCGGCATGGTTGCAGATGCGCGCATCCTTGTCGAGCACGCCCGCGTGGAGTCGCAGAACCACCGCTTCACCTACAACGAGCCCATGTCCGTGGAGTCCTGCACGCTAGCGACGTGCGACCTGTCGATCCAGTTTGGTGAGAGCGGTGGCAAGCGCAAGCTGATGTCACGCCCGTTCGGCGTGTCGCTGCTCATCGCCGGCGTAGATGAAAAGGGCCCGCAGCTGTGGCAGACAGACCccagcggcacgcacacgcgctacGACGCCCAAGCCattggtggcggtgccgaggcggcgcagagtGTCTTCACGGAGCGCTACCACCGCAACatgacgctggaggagggcgagacgCTCGCGGTGGACATTCTGAAGCAGGTGATGGAGGACCAGCTGTCGCCGGAGAACATAGAGGTGGCCGTAGTGCGGGCAGACGACGGCAAGCTGCACATGTACACACCCACAGAAATCAAAGCAATCATGAGTCGCATGCCGGAGTAA